The proteins below come from a single Parcubacteria group bacterium genomic window:
- a CDS encoding tetratricopeptide repeat protein, with protein MTKKIARRIKQKKIIIAVALVFILVLVGGVGVVRFYGFDIAMQRGSQNFNQNVYDLDKAEKWYRIAVRLAPNFDTARYQLGRVYFVEGELDNAIQEFDNALRINPDQKRTHYMRGLAKGYLEDYAGSQADFQAFVDSYPKEWAGYNDLAWAYYQNKQYAEAREVAEKGVELFPENAWLLNGLGVSYLGLGEKDKAREILEKASDKADELTVDDWKLAYPGNDPASADVNLAIFKNDIQESIFSSKSVLAMGTPKFASACNSSAIKQCAGGQCLAIGPVCDHDAVSHDYVLVMGFPVYLGTADLCSTMGLADSCSSDAECCVPSCAGQENYCTWESFPNGCGGWCSGTLAPPDCSGASGVCSGIVYASNRCGSCTGTRLPDCSGRGGVCVGVDYPVTCGTCTGTKPPLCSDANLYCTTYRYPSTNGCGSCTGTWDCTLPTCSASFSPTQLTLAGSSTFSVNSSGTATIAYVNCTGLISTGGWIPVNYATTFSFNAGQIGTETCTVQTYNRSLAGGACSATVTTYPAATVNITATSPIPFGGSPTFSLSSTNASSCTVSVDGIMISNGPVNRTFIYGPYTVAGMHLVDATCLNAIGASVSAMTSFIVEPRPVATITAVPNSVACGGSVGITLTSTNSVRCDAQLDLSAISSGPTSFGPLMQSYFISASHIASATCYNSIDYPSVVSNAPFSISACHACGTAATFYPYPPGLSDWPGGATFCAPGVPNPTNPSFPVLTHVPPNTKTTWLCENPWNAADNESCTAERQCQPDGTRTCVPNDSTYCTNPATLKLRCGKDIPYHCLDSCNEPAPALCISDPCPTIQCAPCDAGEWKEVTP; from the coding sequence ATGACAAAAAAAATTGCCAGAAGGATTAAGCAAAAAAAAATAATAATAGCAGTTGCTTTGGTTTTCATTTTGGTATTGGTCGGCGGAGTAGGGGTTGTAAGATTTTACGGATTTGATATTGCCATGCAAAGAGGTAGTCAAAATTTTAATCAAAACGTCTACGATTTAGATAAGGCTGAGAAGTGGTATAGGATTGCCGTGCGATTGGCGCCAAACTTCGATACTGCGCGTTACCAGCTTGGGCGGGTTTATTTTGTTGAGGGTGAATTAGACAATGCAATCCAGGAATTTGATAATGCCTTGCGCATAAATCCAGATCAAAAGCGTACTCATTATATGCGCGGTCTAGCCAAAGGCTATTTGGAGGACTACGCTGGATCTCAAGCTGATTTTCAGGCCTTCGTTGATAGTTATCCTAAAGAATGGGCCGGCTATAATGATTTGGCTTGGGCCTATTATCAAAACAAGCAATATGCCGAAGCGCGAGAGGTGGCGGAAAAGGGTGTAGAGCTATTTCCAGAAAATGCTTGGCTTCTAAATGGTCTTGGCGTATCCTATCTCGGCCTAGGAGAAAAAGATAAGGCACGGGAAATCTTAGAAAAAGCTTCGGACAAGGCAGATGAGCTGACGGTCGATGATTGGAAACTGGCATATCCTGGAAATGATCCGGCCAGTGCAGATGTGAATTTGGCGATATTTAAAAATGATATACAAGAAAGTATTTTTTCTTCAAAAAGTGTCCTCGCAATGGGTACGCCAAAATTTGCTTCGGCTTGTAATTCTTCAGCAATAAAGCAGTGTGCTGGTGGACAATGCTTGGCAATTGGACCGGTTTGTGATCATGATGCCGTGTCTCATGATTATGTTCTCGTTATGGGTTTTCCGGTATATCTTGGGACGGCTGATCTTTGCAGTACGATGGGTCTTGCTGATTCTTGTAGTTCGGATGCTGAATGTTGTGTTCCAAGCTGCGCCGGTCAAGAAAATTACTGCACTTGGGAATCATTTCCCAATGGCTGTGGTGGCTGGTGTTCTGGCACATTAGCCCCTCCTGATTGCTCAGGGGCGAGTGGTGTTTGCTCGGGTATCGTGTATGCTAGTAATAGATGCGGAAGCTGTACTGGCACGAGGTTACCTGATTGTTCTGGTCGTGGCGGTGTTTGCGTCGGCGTTGATTACCCAGTTACTTGCGGAACTTGCACTGGCACAAAGCCACCGCTTTGTTCGGACGCCAATCTTTATTGTACAACGTACAGATATCCTAGTACTAATGGATGTGGGTCTTGTACGGGCACGTGGGATTGTACTTTGCCAACTTGCTCAGCTTCCTTCAGTCCAACTCAATTGACACTAGCTGGATCTTCTACATTTAGTGTGAATTCTTCTGGCACGGCAACTATTGCTTATGTGAATTGTACCGGCTTGATTTCGACTGGTGGTTGGATCCCTGTTAATTATGCTACTACATTTTCTTTCAATGCGGGACAGATTGGAACAGAAACTTGCACTGTTCAGACCTATAATCGCTCATTAGCGGGCGGAGCCTGCAGCGCCACGGTCACAACCTACCCGGCGGCTACTGTGAACATCACTGCCACTAGTCCAATTCCCTTTGGCGGTAGTCCTACTTTTAGCCTCTCCTCGACCAACGCATCGTCCTGCACGGTCAGCGTCGATGGAATCATGATTTCCAACGGACCGGTCAACCGCACGTTCATTTACGGTCCCTATACCGTAGCAGGTATGCACCTTGTCGATGCCACTTGCCTTAATGCTATTGGAGCATCGGTTTCCGCTATGACATCTTTTATTGTTGAACCTCGTCCTGTCGCAACAATCACCGCAGTACCTAATTCTGTTGCTTGCGGTGGCAGTGTCGGTATCACCCTTACGTCCACTAATTCAGTCAGATGCGATGCTCAATTAGATCTCAGTGCGATTTCGAGTGGTCCGACTTCTTTTGGCCCCCTTATGCAGTCATATTTTATTTCAGCGTCGCACATCGCATCTGCAACTTGCTATAATTCCATCGACTATCCCTCCGTCGTTTCTAACGCACCTTTCTCCATCAGCGCCTGTCACGCTTGCGGTACAGCTGCCACGTTCTACCCTTACCCACCGGGCTTGTCTGATTGGCCAGGGGGAGCCACCTTCTGTGCTCCAGGTGTACCCAACCCGACTAATCCCAGCTTTCCCGTGCTTACCCACGTTCCTCCTAATACAAAAACCACTTGGCTGTGCGAGAATCCGTGGAATGCTGCGGATAATGAGTCT
- a CDS encoding tetratricopeptide repeat protein produces the protein MDYSNSQMDPQAKTKYYIIGIIVVILFLSIVGWFAWKSGSSGSGSNYDYVIPGVTPVNVFNHQGNLSNLNLSDTVSSIASVLEYWNPGANNFVEISYFIKSEKVKNGDSIRRLLDGFYKDKYVFKREQLSIDELKQYINPKVKTPLLLFFPLSKDQPAEITFHPLTVLIGIKESEQMLVLHDFFLGNNYEISFTDFEKSWESMRSDERNAYYIIQPVELKKKLVEINSRKTEPYPIRTEVMDDFGGLIANYAISRAMEANGNVVSAMDYALKVKDDPRFQDELHPFYKMGTYLILTSINLRRGDIDLAKQFALSAVEFDHDLDKPYKNWPGIEMNGNAVGVIGEDSAAYRLLGDAYFQNNEPELAKQSYKKALSIKPLDKDASAHLDLVNSKLLVK, from the coding sequence ATGGATTACTCTAATTCGCAAATGGATCCACAAGCAAAAACAAAGTATTATATAATCGGAATAATCGTTGTCATATTATTTCTGAGTATTGTAGGCTGGTTTGCTTGGAAGAGCGGATCTTCGGGTAGTGGCTCTAACTATGACTATGTCATTCCAGGCGTCACCCCTGTTAATGTGTTTAATCACCAAGGCAATTTGAGTAACTTAAATCTTAGTGACACAGTTTCCTCTATCGCGTCCGTATTAGAATATTGGAACCCAGGAGCAAATAATTTTGTTGAGATTTCTTATTTTATTAAGTCAGAGAAAGTTAAAAATGGTGATTCTATCCGAAGGCTTTTGGATGGATTTTATAAGGATAAATATGTTTTTAAGCGTGAGCAATTAAGCATTGATGAACTTAAGCAATATATTAATCCAAAAGTAAAAACTCCCTTGCTACTTTTTTTTCCACTAAGCAAGGATCAGCCTGCTGAAATAACTTTTCATCCGCTCACGGTGCTTATTGGCATAAAGGAATCTGAACAGATGCTAGTGTTGCATGATTTTTTTCTGGGAAATAATTATGAGATATCATTTACTGATTTTGAAAAAAGTTGGGAAAGCATGCGATCCGATGAAAGAAATGCCTATTATATAATTCAGCCTGTTGAGCTAAAGAAGAAATTGGTAGAAATTAATTCCAGAAAGACGGAGCCGTATCCTATTCGAACTGAGGTTATGGATGATTTCGGAGGACTGATTGCAAATTATGCTATTAGCAGAGCGATGGAGGCAAATGGAAATGTTGTTTCCGCAATGGATTATGCCTTAAAAGTTAAGGACGATCCAAGATTCCAGGATGAATTGCATCCATTTTACAAGATGGGGACATATCTGATTTTAACTAGTATCAATCTTAGGAGGGGTGATATTGATTTGGCTAAGCAATTTGCCTTGAGTGCTGTCGAATTTGATCATGATTTAGATAAACCATATAAAAATTGGCCAGGAATAGAGATGAATGGTAATGCTGTTGGTGTTATTGGAGAAGACAGTGCTGCTTATAGACTCTTGGGCGATGCTTATTTTCAGAATAACGAACCTGAGTTAGCTAAACAGAGTTATAAAAAAGCTTTGAGCATAAAGCCACTGGACAAGGATGCCTCAGCCCATCTTGATCTTGTTAACTCAAAGTTACTTGTCAAATAA
- a CDS encoding YcaO-like family protein — MRLRLAISATDLIKKISKKGNSHKFLKISLAFLENHFGSQILLDVPSGLQDFQPDSFSALGVASKLKSLGFIQKVMPQEKLPDEPFAYRFYVGSMENAHGEGIDFFSEEKAIWKALAEAIERFLWYTSEDFYVSTLVKAPLSKLKGKALNITSLIGFSQEQKKQFPIISYDKNSVFGWLKTHSLTNEEVWCPAQLFSSHYTRHHVKTLRESTKEEPMLRWAITTGLATGRCLEEATTKGILEIIERDAFMISYLNQISPPVIDLEYLSKQDEGIASILKKFRRYNLEVSLIQLPSDFPVFIIAATIIDRTGIGPAFSIGASADFNLRTCILDALSESLATRLATRDKYRHRQEINIAEMNREGRLIYWANPANLPKIEFITNGPKLNINLEKNFFQIEEDFDYKTYYAAKLAILTNKLGELKYKGYVAELTARSIEKLGLRSVQVVIPKLQPMHLNESIPYFSGPRLKNIPRQFNYSPKEPVNQEPHPFP; from the coding sequence ATGCGATTACGACTTGCGATTTCCGCTACAGATCTCATCAAAAAAATTTCCAAAAAAGGAAACTCCCATAAATTTCTAAAAATTTCTTTAGCTTTCTTAGAAAACCACTTTGGTAGCCAAATATTGCTCGACGTTCCGAGTGGACTGCAAGATTTTCAGCCAGATTCGTTTTCGGCGCTTGGTGTAGCAAGTAAATTAAAATCTCTGGGATTTATCCAAAAAGTGATGCCTCAAGAAAAACTCCCAGACGAACCCTTTGCTTATCGATTCTACGTCGGGTCAATGGAAAATGCCCACGGAGAAGGAATTGATTTCTTTAGCGAAGAAAAAGCTATTTGGAAAGCACTGGCAGAAGCTATTGAAAGATTTCTTTGGTATACTTCTGAAGATTTTTATGTATCAACGCTGGTCAAAGCTCCTCTTAGTAAACTCAAGGGTAAAGCCCTTAACATAACATCTCTCATTGGATTTTCCCAAGAACAAAAAAAACAATTCCCCATCATATCTTATGATAAAAATTCCGTTTTTGGCTGGTTAAAAACTCACTCGCTAACTAACGAGGAGGTTTGGTGTCCTGCTCAATTGTTCAGTAGCCATTATACACGCCACCATGTAAAAACACTTCGAGAGTCCACAAAAGAGGAACCTATGCTACGATGGGCAATCACTACTGGCCTAGCTACGGGCAGATGCCTTGAAGAAGCTACGACAAAGGGAATTCTTGAAATAATTGAGCGCGATGCCTTTATGATCAGCTACCTCAATCAGATATCTCCACCAGTGATTGATCTTGAATATCTTTCTAAGCAAGACGAGGGCATTGCTAGTATACTTAAAAAATTTAGGCGGTATAATTTAGAGGTAAGTCTCATCCAACTACCCAGCGACTTTCCAGTTTTTATCATAGCAGCAACAATTATCGACAGAACTGGAATAGGCCCAGCATTTTCAATTGGGGCAAGCGCGGATTTCAATCTCAGGACATGTATCTTAGATGCTCTTTCTGAATCCCTTGCCACACGCTTAGCTACAAGAGACAAATATAGACACAGGCAAGAGATAAATATAGCTGAGATGAACCGTGAAGGCAGATTAATCTACTGGGCCAATCCTGCTAATCTACCTAAAATAGAATTTATTACCAACGGTCCTAAGCTTAATATTAATCTTGAAAAAAACTTTTTCCAAATCGAAGAGGACTTCGATTATAAAACATACTACGCTGCAAAGCTAGCTATACTGACCAACAAGTTGGGTGAATTGAAATACAAGGGATATGTTGCAGAACTAACCGCCAGGTCTATCGAAAAACTTGGATTAAGATCGGTCCAAGTGGTCATCCCGAAGCTTCAACCGATGCACTTGAATGAATCCATTCCCTATTTTAGCGGGCCAAGATTAAAAAATATTCCAAGACAATTCAATTATTCTCCAAAAGAACCAGTAAACCAAGAGCCACATCCCTTTCCATAA
- a CDS encoding SagB/ThcOx family dehydrogenase has product MFGKFSKEFHKQTDFSFPLGSPPSDPQYWPKEWREIYHKEYPRLARVSLSQDLLDLGDFEGSLMNRSSLREFDISKSLTMDELSTLLLYSIGVKPSFGKWASIRRFYPSGGARYPLEVYLLIQRVDGIIPGIYHYNVKDHILETLSTDKEDLSSLKDGLYYPWSRDAAVACFITAVWDRNFMKYKDRGYRIVLIESGHMAQNIALTASALNIGCCNSVGFHNSHINETLDIEHEDEDSLCMALLGK; this is encoded by the coding sequence ATGTTCGGAAAATTTTCCAAAGAATTTCACAAACAAACCGACTTTAGCTTTCCTTTAGGTTCCCCCCCATCCGATCCTCAATACTGGCCCAAAGAGTGGAGGGAGATTTATCACAAAGAATATCCGCGTCTAGCAAGAGTTTCTTTATCTCAAGATCTTCTTGACCTGGGAGATTTCGAGGGCAGTCTCATGAATAGATCTTCTCTGCGGGAATTTGACATCAGTAAATCATTGACGATGGATGAACTCTCAACTCTCCTTCTTTATTCAATAGGAGTGAAGCCATCTTTTGGAAAATGGGCCAGCATAAGACGCTTTTATCCTTCTGGCGGAGCACGCTACCCCCTGGAGGTCTATCTTCTTATTCAGCGTGTTGACGGCATTATCCCTGGAATCTATCATTACAATGTCAAGGATCATATCTTAGAAACACTCTCTACTGACAAGGAAGATTTGTCCTCCTTGAAAGATGGCCTTTATTATCCCTGGTCAAGAGACGCGGCTGTCGCCTGCTTTATCACAGCAGTTTGGGATCGTAATTTTATGAAATACAAGGATCGTGGCTATCGTATCGTGCTCATAGAATCAGGCCATATGGCTCAAAATATCGCGTTAACTGCTTCTGCCCTAAATATCGGATGCTGCAATTCTGTAGGATTTCACAACTCACATATCAATGAAACGCTAGATATTGAACACGAAGACGAAGATTCATTGTGCATGGCACTATTAGGCAAATAG
- a CDS encoding PQQ-binding-like beta-propeller repeat protein, producing MKEKIEKLKNIIQAEGIIFSNQQKIIGPSGNEESWIFDLRNVFLKPEALELIADVFWKIFKDKYPFQVGGQEISAIPLISAIILKSQQEKMPISGFIIRKSRKPHGLQKIIEGQVTDEKIILVDDLINGGRALDKQAKILADIGKKADALFTLINFRGMENIDRLKKNHMELTSLFTLDDFDLLLERSNIKIFKRPFREMWRFNGPEPCYFHRVPKSTPCLDGDKIFFGADDGFFYALRQADGMESWKFKVGYSANGKSIFSSPAIYEDTVYFGSYDGNVYALNKDSGKLKWKYMDADYIGSSPALAPDLGMLFIGLEFGLFAKKGGIAALDLKNGKKIWTHIVQNYIHCSPAYCPERKFVAISCNDSFTYLFDAKNGKLRWKFQAGGPTKASLVFDLKRNLLIFGSFDKNLYALDISTGKIRGKFEVSEAINSTPKIQGDDVYFTSLDKNIYSINLETGKLNWRFLTGGRVFSSPEIIENRLVVGSNDGGVYELNMQSGQLESYFQTTERITNKIVYNPETKRYFVLTYANEIYCLTKNADDKTD from the coding sequence ATGAAAGAAAAAATTGAAAAACTAAAAAACATCATACAAGCGGAAGGGATAATTTTCAGTAACCAGCAAAAAATAATCGGTCCTAGCGGCAATGAGGAGAGTTGGATATTCGACCTCAGGAACGTTTTTCTTAAGCCAGAAGCATTGGAACTTATTGCTGATGTATTCTGGAAAATATTCAAAGACAAATACCCTTTTCAAGTTGGAGGGCAAGAAATTTCTGCTATCCCCCTCATTTCTGCAATTATCCTAAAAAGTCAGCAAGAGAAAATGCCAATAAGCGGTTTTATAATCAGAAAATCCAGAAAACCACATGGACTACAGAAGATAATCGAAGGCCAGGTAACAGATGAAAAGATTATCCTAGTTGATGATCTTATCAATGGCGGACGGGCACTTGACAAACAGGCTAAGATTCTAGCAGACATAGGAAAGAAAGCAGACGCACTCTTTACTCTGATTAACTTCAGAGGAATGGAAAATATTGACAGGCTCAAGAAAAACCACATGGAGCTAACTTCTCTCTTTACTCTGGACGATTTTGACTTACTTCTAGAAAGATCTAACATCAAAATTTTTAAAAGACCTTTTCGCGAGATGTGGAGATTCAATGGGCCAGAACCTTGTTATTTTCATCGCGTTCCCAAGTCCACGCCGTGTCTAGATGGAGACAAGATATTTTTCGGAGCAGATGATGGTTTTTTTTACGCACTCCGACAAGCAGATGGAATGGAGTCTTGGAAATTTAAAGTTGGCTACAGCGCTAATGGGAAAAGCATTTTCTCTTCCCCTGCTATATATGAGGATACTGTTTATTTCGGATCTTATGATGGCAACGTCTATGCCCTCAATAAAGACTCCGGAAAGTTGAAATGGAAGTATATGGATGCTGATTACATTGGATCATCTCCAGCATTGGCACCGGATCTTGGGATGCTTTTTATCGGACTAGAATTTGGCTTATTTGCTAAGAAAGGAGGAATTGCTGCCCTAGATTTAAAAAACGGAAAAAAAATTTGGACTCATATAGTGCAAAATTATATACACTGCTCCCCTGCCTATTGTCCGGAAAGAAAGTTCGTTGCAATCAGTTGTAATGACTCTTTCACATATTTATTTGATGCAAAAAATGGAAAACTGAGATGGAAATTCCAAGCTGGCGGACCGACAAAAGCCAGTTTAGTTTTTGATTTGAAGCGGAATCTCCTGATTTTTGGATCTTTCGATAAGAATCTTTATGCATTAGATATATCTACTGGAAAGATCAGGGGCAAGTTTGAAGTCAGTGAAGCAATCAACTCCACGCCAAAAATTCAAGGAGATGATGTTTATTTCACATCATTGGACAAAAATATCTACAGCATCAATCTGGAAACAGGGAAACTTAATTGGCGCTTTCTCACTGGAGGAAGAGTCTTTTCCTCCCCGGAAATAATTGAGAACAGGCTGGTGGTCGGCTCAAACGACGGAGGAGTATATGAATTAAATATGCAATCCGGTCAACTCGAATCCTATTTTCAAACTACCGAAAGAATCACGAATAAAATAGTCTACAACCCAGAAACTAAAAGATATTTCGTCCTGACTTATGCCAATGAAATTTATTGTCTCACAAAAAATGCGGACGACAAAACTGACTAG
- a CDS encoding radical SAM protein, with protein MKDFIKINPNILLTEKCNLSCSYCFAKNEMAAASKKEMDLVDFEKILNFLENNNEKEVRLMGGEPTLHSRFKEIIELVLSRNLRVMLFTNGIFSEELAFWMASKGPSIRYAFNITAAIFASETIRTLAEQNLKFLKKTSTIYGNITIDSMRFDDTSLVDFVRDNEIDFIRLGIANNMIPNKLNSVAIQYERVVAGMMGLIMRLKQTGASQISLNCGFTPCMFQPYQMEQLRNEKVKIRGWGCQGKLGTLDISADLSAFPCFATDNLKARNILSFTNLKKVKNFSEKIFHYQADHAVIYSGSDCRKCSYFKKQECSGPCIGYVKNNELNKQKMEEFEKSTIFKIIKKLLYISRNWS; from the coding sequence ATGAAAGATTTTATTAAAATAAATCCCAATATTTTACTTACGGAGAAATGTAATCTTTCTTGCTCATATTGTTTTGCTAAAAATGAGATGGCCGCTGCAAGTAAAAAAGAGATGGATCTGGTTGATTTTGAGAAAATTCTTAATTTTTTGGAAAATAATAATGAAAAAGAGGTTCGATTGATGGGAGGCGAGCCAACTCTACATTCCCGGTTCAAAGAAATTATAGAATTAGTGCTATCGCGTAACTTGAGGGTTATGCTTTTTACGAATGGAATTTTTTCTGAGGAGCTGGCTTTCTGGATGGCTAGTAAGGGCCCGTCTATAAGGTATGCATTTAATATTACCGCGGCCATTTTTGCCTCTGAGACAATAAGAACGTTGGCAGAACAAAATTTGAAATTTTTAAAAAAAACATCTACTATCTACGGCAATATAACCATTGACAGTATGAGATTTGATGATACCTCTTTGGTAGATTTCGTCAGGGATAACGAGATTGATTTCATAAGGTTGGGCATTGCAAATAATATGATTCCCAATAAGCTTAACTCCGTAGCGATCCAATATGAGAGGGTTGTCGCTGGAATGATGGGATTGATTATGAGATTAAAGCAAACTGGCGCTTCTCAGATATCTTTGAATTGCGGTTTTACCCCGTGCATGTTCCAACCATATCAGATGGAGCAACTAAGAAATGAAAAGGTAAAAATTAGGGGTTGGGGTTGTCAGGGAAAATTAGGCACTCTTGATATTTCTGCTGATTTGAGCGCATTTCCATGCTTTGCCACTGATAATCTTAAGGCAAGAAACATCTTATCTTTCACTAATCTGAAAAAGGTTAAGAATTTTTCAGAAAAAATATTTCATTACCAAGCTGATCACGCAGTAATTTATTCTGGGAGTGATTGCAGAAAATGCTCTTATTTTAAAAAACAAGAATGTAGTGGTCCTTGCATTGGCTATGTTAAAAATAATGAGTTGAATAAGCAAAAAATGGAAGAATTTGAAAAAAGTACCATTTTTAAAATTATCAAAAAGTTGCTGTATATATCCAGAAATTGGTCATAA